TCTTCCATCTGCCTGCACTGTTCGTGTATCGCGACGGTCGCTATCACGGCCCGCTGGCGGTGGAACCGCTGCCCGCGCGCATTGAGGCCGGACTGTCAGCACTGCTGGCCGCCCCGGCACAGGACCCACCATGAAGATCGATGCGGCCGGATGGCTGGATGCCGCGCGGGCACGCCCCTCGCCGAACGCCGACGAGCGGCCGGCAGGCTGTGTGCCGGAACTGATCGTGGTGCATAACATCAGTCTGCCGCCGGGGGAGTTCGGCGGCCCCTGGATCGACGCCTTGTTCGATAATGCGCTGCCAGCCGATGCACATCCGTATTTCGCCGACATTGCCGCGTTGCGCGTTTCCGCGCACCTGCTGATTCGCCGCGACGGCGCTCTGGCGCAATATGTGTCGTTCCTGCGCCGCGCCTGGCATGCGGGCGTGTCGTTCTATGGGCGGCGTGCGCGCTGCAACGATTTCTCCATCGGGATCGAACTGGAAGGCGCCGACGAGGTACCGTACACGGATGCGCAGTACGCGTGCCTGGCGGCGGTGGTCGCGGCCTTGCTGCACACGTATCCGACGCTTGCGCGGGAGCGGATCAGCGGCCACGCGGATATCGCGCCGGGCCGCAAGACCGACCCCGGCCCGAGCTTCGATTGGGGGCGTTTGCGCCGTGAACTCGGCCGTTCCCTTGCCAGTCAGCCTTCGAGTCTGGAAACTTCGCCCATCGGGCCAAACCAATAAGGACATCGCATGACGCTCATTTCTCTGCTGATCGCTCTGGTGCTGGAGCGGCTGGTCGGCTCTATGACCGATTTCCGCCGTCCGGCGCTCTGGCTGCGCTACGCGGATGGTTTAGACGCGCTGTTACGCCGCATCGGGCTGCGCTGGGGCACGCTGCGTCTGTTGCTCGTGCTGGTCGTGCCGGTGCTGCTGGTCGGGTGGTTCGGCGAGGTGCTCGGTTCGGTGCT
This genomic stretch from Acidihalobacter ferrooxydans harbors:
- the ampD gene encoding 1,6-anhydro-N-acetylmuramyl-L-alanine amidase AmpD is translated as MKIDAAGWLDAARARPSPNADERPAGCVPELIVVHNISLPPGEFGGPWIDALFDNALPADAHPYFADIAALRVSAHLLIRRDGALAQYVSFLRRAWHAGVSFYGRRARCNDFSIGIELEGADEVPYTDAQYACLAAVVAALLHTYPTLARERISGHADIAPGRKTDPGPSFDWGRLRRELGRSLASQPSSLETSPIGPNQ